The Cottoperca gobio chromosome 6, fCotGob3.1, whole genome shotgun sequence genome has a segment encoding these proteins:
- the LOC115009357 gene encoding histone H3, with amino-acid sequence MARTKQTARKSTGGKAPRKQLATKAARKSAPATGGVKKPHRYRPGTVALREIRRYQKSTELLIRKLPFQRLVREIAQDFKTDLRFQSSAVMALQESSEAYLVGLFEDTNLCAIHAKRVTIMPKDIQLARRIRGERA; translated from the coding sequence ATGGCAAGAACCAAGCAGACAGCCCGTAAATCCACCGGAGGCAAAGCCCCCAGGAAGCAGCTGGCCACCAAGGCTGCCCGTAAGAGCGCCCCGGCCACCGGCGGCGTGAAGAAGCCTCACCGTTACAGGCCCGGTACCGTGGCTCTGAGAGAGATCCGTCGCTACCAGAAATCCACGGAGCTGCTGATCCGCAAGCTGCCCTTCCAGCGCCTGGTGAGAGAAATCGCTCAGGACTTCAAGACCGACCTGCGCTTCCAGAGCTCCGCTGTCATGGCTCTGCAGGAGTCCAGCGAGGCTTACCTGGTCGGCCTGTTCGAGGACACCAACCTGTGCGCCATCCACGCCAAGAGGGTCACCATCATGCCCAAGGACATCCAGCTGGCCCGCCGCATCCGCGGAGAGAGGGcttaa
- the LOC115009363 gene encoding histone H2A: protein MSGRGKTGGKARAKAKTRSSRAGLQFPVGRVHRHLRKGNYAKRVGAGAPVYLAAVLEYLTAEILELAGNAARDNKKTRIIPRHLQLAVRNDEELNKLLGGVTIAQGGVLPNIQAVLLPKKTEKAAKK from the coding sequence ATGAGTGGAAGAGGCAAAACCGGCGGAAAGGCCAGAGCGAAGGCAAAGACCCGCTCCTCCCGTGCCGGGCTCCAGTTCCCTGTCGGCCGTGTCCACAGACATCTGAGGAAGGGTAACTATGCCAAGCGTGTCGGAGCCGGAGCCCCCGTCTACCTGGCGGCTGTGCTGGAGTACCTGACCGCTGAGATCCTGGAGCTGGCTGGAAACGCTGCCCGCGACAACAAGAAGACCCGTATCATCCCCCGTCACCTGCAGCTGGCTGTCCGCAACGACGAGGAGCTCAACAAGCTGCTGGGAGGAGTGACCATCGCTCAGGGCGGCGTGCTGCCCAACATCCAGGCTGTCCTGCTTCCCAAGAAGACCGAGAAGGCCGCCAAGAAGTAA
- the LOC115009368 gene encoding histone H4: protein MSGRGKGGKGLGKGGAKRHRKVLRDNIQGITKPAIRRLARRGGVKRISGLIYEETRGVLKVFLENVIRDAVTYTEHAKRKTVTAMDVVYALKRQGRTLYGFGG, encoded by the coding sequence ATGAGTGGAAGAGGCAAAGGAGGAAAAGGACTCGGTAAAGGAGGCGCAAAGCGTCACCGTAAAGTGCTCCGTGATAACATCCAGGGAATCACCAAGCCCGCTATCCGCCGTCTGGCTCGCCGTGGTGGAGTGAAGCGTATCTCCGGTCTGATCTACGAGGAGACCCGCGGTGTGTTGAAGGTGTTCCTGGAGAATGTGATCCGTGATGCCGTCACCTACACCGAGCACGCCAAGAGAAAGACCGTGACCGCCATGGATGTGGTGTATGCTCTGAAGAGGCAGGGACGCACTCTGTACGGCTTCGGAGGTTAA